One Malania oleifera isolate guangnan ecotype guangnan chromosome 10, ASM2987363v1, whole genome shotgun sequence genomic region harbors:
- the LOC131165347 gene encoding glucosamine inositolphosphorylceramide transferase 1 encodes MGSSAIVSGACGTGGSCGAGGGGVGSGSSCCDMSLKCWCRWRWDPKCFLSSSFTFFLVSFALLGSIATLYAWLAFSPYARTGLPSLGCQEDNEGSWSIGVFYGDSPFSLKPIEAVNVWRDGSAAWPVANPVVTCASASDAGFPSNFVADPFLYVQGDTFYLFYETKNSITMQGDIGVAKSDDKGATWQQMGIALDEDWHLSYPYVFDYLGQIYMIPESSQKEELRLYRALNFPLQWTLEKIIIKKPLVDSIIINHDGMYWLFGSDHSGFGTKKNGQLEIWYSSSPLGPWKPHKKNPIYNTDKSFGARNGGRPFFYNGNLYRLGQDCGETYGRRVRAFKVEVLTQDEFREVELPLGFEESSKGRNAWNGARHHHLDVQQLNSGEWVGVMDGDRVPSGDSVHRFILGCASLLVVASLVVLLGVLLGAVKCIVPLNWCTYNSGKRSDALLAWEKSNLLSSKLRRFCSRLNRVVSFLRSRIKLNTWAGRLVLTSIFAVVVALMCIGVRYIYGGNGAEEAYPWKGHYSQFTLLTMTYDARLWNLKMYVRHYSRCSSVREIVVVWNKGIPPKLSDLDSAVPVRIRREERNSLNNRFKLDPKIKTKAVLELDDDIMMTCDDVERGFRVWREHPDRIVGFYPRLISGSPLKYRGEKYARNHRGYNMILTGAAFVDSLMAFDMYWGDKAKAGREVVDNYFNCEDVLLNFLYANASSSKTVEYVKPAWAIDTSKFSGAAISRNTNVHYGKRSKCLMKFSEMYGSLSSRKWEFDGRKDGWDV; translated from the exons ATGGGTTCGAGTGCGATTGTGTCCGGGGCCTGTGGAACCGGCGGGAGTTGCGGCGCCGGGGGCGGCGGCGTGGGAAGTGGGAGTAGTTGCTGTGACATGAGCCTAAAGTGCTGGTGCAGATGGCGATGGGACCCCAAGTGTTTTCTCTCCTCCAGCTTTACTTTCTTTCTCGTCTCCTTCGCTCTGCTCGGATCGATTGCCACGCTCTACGCTTGGCTTGCTTTTAGCCCGTACGCTAGGACGGGTCTCCCTTCTCTTGGGTGCCAGGAAGACAATGAGGGTTCCTGGTCGATCGGTGTTTTCTACGGCGACTCCCCCTTTTCTCTAAAACCTATTGAGGCG GTGAATGTATGGAGGGACGGTAGTGCGGCATGGCCCGTGGCCAACCCAGTTGTGACATGTGCTTCAGCTTCTGATGCCGGTTTCCCCAGCAATTTCGTTGCTGACCCTTTTCTCTATGTCCAG GGAGATACCTTTTACCTATTCTATGAGACCAAGAACTCAATCACCATGCAAGGTGATATTGGAGTTGCAAAAAGTGATGACAAGGGAGCAACATGGCAGCAAATGGGCATTGCTTTGGATGAAGATTGGCATCTCTCTTATCCATACGTCTTTGACTACCTTGGACAA ATATACATGATACCTGAGAGCAGTCAGAAAGAGGAACTGCGGCTATATCGAGCGCTGAACTTTCCACTACAGTGGACTCTGGAAAAGATCATCATAAAAAAGCCCTTGGTTGATTCCATTATCATAAACCACGATGGGATGTATTGGCTTTTTGGCTCGGATCACAGTGGTTTTGGAACCAAGAAGAATGGACAGCTGGAGATTTGGTATAGCAGTTCTCCACTTGGCCCTTGGAAGCCACATAAGAAGAACCCTATATATAACACTGACAAGAGCTTTGGGGCTCGAAATGGTGGCAGACCATTTTTTTACAATGGAAACCTTTACCGATTGGGTCAAGACTGTGGTGAAACATATGGGCGACGAGTTCGTGCCTTCAAGGTGGAAGTTTTGACACAAGATGAGTTCAGAGAGGTTGAATTACCCTTGGGCTTTGAAGAGTCAAGCAAGGGTCGAAATGCCTGGAATGGTGCCCGCCATCATCATCTTGATGTACAGCAGCTAAACTCAGGTGAGTGGGTGGGTGTTATGGATGGGGACCGAGTTCCCTCAGGAGACTCAGTTCACCGATTTATTCTTGGTTGTGCTTCACTCTTGGTTGTTGCATCACTTGTTGTTCTACTGGGTGTGCTACTTGGAGCAGTGAAGTGCATTGTGCCCCTCAACTGGTGCACTTACAACTCGGGGAAGAGAAGCGATGCTTTATTGGCATGGGAAAAGTCAAATTTGTTGTCTTCCAAACTCAGACGATTTTGCAGTCGCTTGAACAGAGTGGTCTCTTTTCTACGCAGCAGGATAAAACTGAACACCTGGGCTGGAAGATTGGTTCTCACTTCAATATTTGCAGTTGTAGTGGCACTAATGTGCATTGGTGTTAGGTATATCTATGGTGGCAATGGTGCTGAAGAAGCTTACCCATGGAAGGGTCACTACTCTCAGTTTACATTATTAACAATGACGTATGATGCTCGGCTCTGGAACTTGAAAATGTACGTGAGGCATTACTCAAGGTGCTCTTCAGTCAGGGAGATTGTTGTTGTGTGGAACAAAGGGATACCTCCCAAGTTGAGTGACTTGGATTCCGCGGTGCCAGTAAGGATCAGGAGAGAGGAACGAAACTCGCTGAACAATCGATTCAAGTTGGATCCGAAGATTAAGACAAAAGCAGTTCTCGAGCTTGATGATGATATTATGATGACATGCGATGATGTCGAGCGAGGTTTCAGGGTATGGCGTGAGCACCCAGACCGAATTGTTGGGTTCTATCCACGGCTTATCAGCGGGAGCCCGTTGAAGTACCGGGGTGAGAAATATGCCAGAAACCATAGAGGGTATAACATGATCTTGACAGGAGCAGCTTTCGTAGACAGTCTCATGGCTTTTGATATGTACTGGGGTGATAAAGCTAAAGCAGGGAGGGAAGTGGTCGACAACTACTTCAATTGCGAGGACGTGCTTTTGAATTTCTTGTATGCAAATGCAAGCTCTTCCAAGACAGTAGAATATGTAAAACCAGCATGGGCGATTGATACGTCAAAGTTTTCAGGTGCAGCAATTAGCCGGAACACAAATGTGCATTATGGGAAAAGAAGTAAGTGCCTCATGAAATTTTCAGAGATGTATGGGAGCTTGTCCAGCCGGAAATGGGAGTTCGATGGTAGGAAGGATGGTTGGGATGTATAG